In one Deltaproteobacteria bacterium genomic region, the following are encoded:
- the ruvX gene encoding Holliday junction resolvase RuvX, with translation MGKKTAGRRLCLDYGKKKIGIAISDPTATIAQPHSVMERETEELDIEKIHDLVATYGIKKVIMGLPLELSGEAGQSAMDVFQFIEKLKVALEGVEIETWDERLSTVFAEKEMIRDNVRRKKRKKVIDQLAATIILQSFLDAESRDG, from the coding sequence ATGGGTAAAAAAACGGCAGGAAGGCGGCTTTGTTTGGACTATGGGAAGAAAAAGATTGGAATTGCAATTTCCGACCCCACAGCTACCATTGCTCAGCCTCACTCCGTTATGGAAAGAGAGACCGAAGAGCTGGATATAGAGAAAATTCATGATCTCGTAGCAACTTATGGCATCAAAAAAGTGATCATGGGCTTGCCCCTGGAACTTTCAGGGGAAGCCGGACAGAGCGCTATGGATGTTTTCCAATTTATCGAAAAGTTGAAAGTTGCCCTCGAGGGGGTGGAAATCGAGACCTGGGATGAACGCCTATCGACCGTTTTCGCAGAAAAAGAGATGATCAGGGACAATGTGAGGCGAAAGAAGAGAAAAAAGGTAATCGACCAGCTCGCGGCAACCATAATTCTCCAGAGTTTCCTTGATGCAGAATCGAGAGATGGATGA
- the mltG gene encoding endolytic transglycosylase MltG, with amino-acid sequence MQNREMDEKAGLEKPTLRRVAELFLVAICAYVIITSILFVAYLYSTPAAENFSAKKIYIEKGTPFRSVVDDLYREGIISSKTFFNLLAHVTFSTKKIKAGEYIIPTPQKPLFVLKKLVLGLVAKYYITVPEGSSIYNISSLLDSYKIAQKERFLALAGSKEVARQYGIDSRSLEGYLFPDTYVFTRGMDEKAIIDMMINRFRKAYPEDMDEKRKKLGITVDDLITIASIVEKETSLDREKPIIASIIYRRLKKNMRLQMDPTVIYGLKKWDGKLTKKDLSTDHDFNTYVRRGLPPGPISNPGLASIKATLNPSETTYLYFVSKNDGSHHFSRTLREHINAVNRYQKFTKGSRKK; translated from the coding sequence ATGCAGAATCGAGAGATGGATGAAAAAGCGGGGTTGGAAAAACCAACCTTGAGAAGAGTTGCCGAACTGTTCCTCGTCGCGATTTGCGCCTATGTGATCATTACCTCTATCCTGTTCGTCGCCTACCTCTATTCGACTCCTGCCGCTGAAAATTTTTCAGCCAAGAAAATTTATATCGAGAAGGGCACGCCTTTCAGGTCGGTAGTCGATGATCTCTACAGGGAGGGAATAATCAGCTCCAAAACCTTTTTCAACCTCCTTGCCCATGTAACTTTCAGCACAAAAAAGATAAAGGCAGGTGAATATATAATCCCTACCCCCCAGAAACCCCTCTTCGTGCTGAAAAAGCTCGTCCTCGGGCTCGTAGCAAAATACTACATCACGGTCCCTGAAGGGAGCAGCATCTACAACATAAGCTCCCTTCTCGACTCGTATAAAATAGCACAAAAGGAGAGGTTTCTTGCCCTTGCCGGCTCAAAGGAAGTAGCAAGGCAATACGGGATCGACTCCCGGTCTCTCGAGGGATATCTCTTCCCCGATACCTACGTCTTCACGCGCGGTATGGATGAAAAAGCCATAATAGACATGATGATCAACCGTTTTCGCAAGGCCTACCCCGAGGATATGGACGAGAAAAGGAAAAAGCTGGGAATTACAGTCGACGATCTGATCACCATAGCATCGATAGTTGAGAAGGAGACCTCCCTTGACAGGGAAAAACCGATCATCGCCTCCATAATATATCGGCGGCTGAAAAAAAACATGCGCCTTCAGATGGATCCGACGGTCATTTACGGCCTGAAAAAATGGGACGGGAAGTTGACGAAAAAAGACCTCTCGACCGATCACGATTTCAACACGTACGTGAGGAGGGGTTTGCCCCCGGGACCGATTTCAAATCCAGGCCTGGCTTCCATAAAAGCGACCCTGAATCCGTCTGAGACAACATACCTCTACTTCGTCTCAAAAAACGATGGGTCCCACCACTTCTCGCGAACACTGCGGGAGCACATTAATGCGGTGAACCGTTATCAGAAATTTACGAAAGGTTCGAGAAAAAAGTAG
- a CDS encoding TraR/DksA family transcriptional regulator, with protein MSMKSMKEVLVKMRDELIRDITWRLKETSKNINEDIGDDVDSCFQERAREFDLLLSKREKEKLRLIEEALEKIDEGSYGVCEECGAKIPKGRLKVMPFALYCVDCKEMIEKEEKTWTEEPEETLRKISIVDFEEEE; from the coding sequence ATGTCGATGAAATCGATGAAAGAGGTCCTCGTTAAAATGCGCGACGAGCTTATCCGTGATATCACGTGGAGGCTCAAAGAGACGAGCAAGAACATAAACGAGGATATCGGAGATGACGTTGACTCCTGTTTCCAGGAAAGAGCGAGGGAGTTCGACCTTCTCCTCTCCAAGAGGGAGAAAGAGAAACTCCGTTTGATAGAGGAGGCCCTCGAAAAAATTGACGAGGGAAGTTACGGAGTTTGTGAGGAGTGCGGCGCCAAGATACCGAAGGGGCGTCTTAAGGTTATGCCATTTGCCCTCTATTGTGTCGACTGCAAGGAAATGATCGAAAAAGAGGAAAAAACCTGGACAGAGGAACCCGAAGAGACATTGAGGAAGATTTCCATAGTCGATTTCGAAGAGGAAGAATAG